A part of Acidicapsa ligni genomic DNA contains:
- a CDS encoding RNA polymerase sigma factor, with the protein MKFQAFDADYLESLRAGDFRTQEHFVCYFTDLIHMKLRSRLQSQQAIEDVRQETFARVLAIIRKDGGLRQPERLGPFVNTVCNNVLLEHYRQSSRSDSLDEEGKPELPATGRSSLDLAESKQAEEQVREVLEEMPLKDRLLLKAVFLDERDRDEVCREFGVDSDYLRVLLHRAKKVFKATYLRRIGSHLPIDSKVKQA; encoded by the coding sequence TTGAAATTTCAAGCGTTCGATGCAGATTATCTGGAGAGCCTTCGTGCCGGAGATTTCCGCACACAGGAGCACTTCGTCTGCTATTTCACTGATTTGATTCACATGAAGCTGCGCTCTCGGCTCCAATCGCAACAGGCCATCGAAGATGTGCGCCAGGAGACTTTCGCTCGCGTGTTAGCCATCATCCGAAAGGATGGAGGCCTGCGCCAGCCCGAGCGGCTTGGCCCGTTCGTCAATACGGTCTGCAACAATGTCCTGCTTGAACACTATCGGCAATCTTCGCGCAGTGATTCGCTTGATGAAGAAGGCAAGCCCGAGTTGCCCGCTACCGGAAGAAGCAGTCTGGATCTTGCCGAATCCAAACAGGCCGAAGAGCAAGTTAGAGAGGTATTAGAAGAAATGCCTCTCAAAGACAGGTTGTTGTTGAAGGCGGTTTTCCTCGACGAACGAGATCGAGATGAAGTGTGCCGCGAATTTGGAGTGGACTCCGATTATCTTCGCGTCTTGTTACATAGAGCGAAGAAAGTATTCAAGGCCACTTATCTAAGGCGCATAGGAAGCCACCTTCCCATCGACTCAAAGGTGAAACAAGCATGA
- a CDS encoding zf-HC2 domain-containing protein, with protein sequence MKSTRDHVPFVIHGGEEIEPMDHHEAITMMASERYLLGDLNPELRDAYEEHLFDCPECASDVRSGMMFIDHAKAVLPSMVADMQPAQSIMPIKPAATQKNWFSSFSAWLRPALLVPAFAALLAVIAYQNIVTYPALQTAANEPRLLPWTTLHNATRGGHQVIVADRRQGGALIINVPQDTIYPTYTFDLYDSDGKRVWTKTAASTANPDASWSLWIPGGIFTEGSYKLAIQGVTSGGESVPVEQSTFDLQIQK encoded by the coding sequence ATGAAATCAACAAGAGATCACGTGCCATTTGTCATACATGGCGGAGAGGAAATCGAACCCATGGATCATCATGAGGCAATTACGATGATGGCGTCAGAGCGCTATCTGCTAGGAGATTTGAACCCGGAGCTGCGCGACGCCTATGAAGAGCATCTCTTCGATTGCCCTGAATGCGCGTCCGATGTACGCTCCGGAATGATGTTTATCGATCACGCAAAAGCTGTGCTGCCAAGCATGGTTGCAGATATGCAGCCTGCGCAGTCCATCATGCCCATCAAGCCCGCGGCCACGCAGAAGAATTGGTTTTCATCCTTCTCTGCATGGTTGCGCCCAGCGCTTCTGGTTCCAGCTTTCGCGGCCCTATTGGCTGTTATCGCCTATCAGAATATTGTTACTTATCCAGCGCTGCAAACAGCCGCGAACGAACCAAGGCTGCTTCCCTGGACCACGCTTCATAACGCGACCCGCGGCGGCCACCAGGTTATTGTCGCTGACCGCAGGCAGGGTGGAGCGTTGATCATCAATGTCCCACAGGACACGATTTATCCCACTTATACGTTTGATCTATACGACTCTGACGGCAAACGTGTCTGGACGAAAACAGCAGCATCCACTGCGAATCCAGATGCTTCCTGGTCGCTCTGGATTCCCGGAGGTATCTTCACAGAAGGTTCGTACAAACTTGCGATTCAGGGTGTAACATCAGGGGGCGAGAGCGTCCCAGTCGAACAGAGTACCTTTGACCTTCAGATTCAAAAGTAG